The following proteins are co-located in the Candidatus Accumulibacter cognatus genome:
- a CDS encoding TraR/DksA family transcriptional regulator: MSDFADLASEREQELRDDALAAQQRRRPVVAETADTCAICDEPIPLARQHALPGVQTCIDCQQELERALLRGALPLGGSL; encoded by the coding sequence ATGAGCGACTTCGCCGACCTCGCGTCCGAACGCGAACAGGAGCTGCGCGACGACGCGCTCGCCGCGCAGCAGCGCCGGCGCCCCGTCGTCGCCGAGACCGCCGACACCTGCGCGATCTGCGACGAACCCATCCCCCTCGCTCGCCAGCACGCCTTGCCGGGCGTGCAGACTTGCATCGATTGCCAGCAAGAGCTGGAGCGCGCCCTGCTGCGCGGCGCCCTCCCCCTCGGAGGATCCCTCTGA